Proteins from a genomic interval of Anaerolineales bacterium:
- the acsB gene encoding acetyl-CoA decarbonylase/synthase complex subunit alpha/beta, translating into MSRYIATRAIRGANAIVAEAEKALTKAIEEKGRDAPVAFPNTAYYLPVILGMLGHEVSTLGDMELALEHAKNLLHPIPDEKLWTPYLGETLDSGMATLLAEEIIEGIRFVHGEEPQPYPGLTLAGSTSFTSPDAGDNGSGPNGNGHLNGPIDDIQLRSWGIQLVDGRMPGFAAIAGAAHSNAAAVAIVRELQKRNILTFLVGNVNGRSIIDQLVEENVEMGYDTYIVPFSRDTIGAIYPLGFATRSALTFGGMKGGQWRDILLYNKFRVFAFVLALGEVDDLKYATAAGAISYGFPVIADTVIPEILPTGVTRYEHVISMPWNEIEGDNEEEKAAKLVQKAIEVRGVKVKISEVPVPVAYGSAFEGEVVRKADMRVEFGGKRSRAFEYLFMEDMDEIDDGKIEVIGDGFEKLEDQGSMDLGILVKVAGRKMEKDFEPVLERQIHYFINGGSGIQHIGQRDIAWIRISKTAAEKGFNLKHFGDILHARYHDDFGSIVDKVEVTIITEPKLHAEWLEKARAAYDERNLRIGAMVDESVDTFYSCTLCQSFAPDHVCIVSPERLGLCGAYNWLDCKASYQINPTGPNQPIDKGEQLDAVKGYYTGINEYAVKASHGSVSEVSMYSIMENPMTACGCFECIAMLIPEANGIMIVSREDTSMTPAGMTFSTLAGVAGGGLQTPGVMGHGKFYITSPKFISADGGFKRVVWMSSVLKEQMAEELTQVAEREGDPDLIEKIADETVCTEVEALLEYLQEKGHPALEMEPMI; encoded by the coding sequence CATGGAACTTGCCCTGGAGCACGCAAAAAATCTGCTCCACCCGATACCCGATGAAAAGCTTTGGACGCCGTATCTCGGCGAGACGTTGGACTCCGGTATGGCCACGTTGCTTGCCGAAGAGATCATCGAAGGTATCCGCTTCGTTCATGGCGAGGAGCCTCAGCCCTATCCCGGACTCACGTTGGCCGGATCGACGTCCTTCACGAGCCCAGACGCTGGAGACAACGGTTCCGGGCCCAACGGAAACGGACATCTCAACGGGCCGATCGACGATATCCAACTGCGCTCCTGGGGCATCCAATTGGTGGACGGGCGCATGCCCGGCTTCGCAGCCATCGCTGGCGCGGCGCACTCCAACGCAGCCGCCGTCGCCATCGTTCGCGAACTCCAGAAGAGAAACATTCTCACCTTTCTCGTAGGCAACGTCAACGGACGTTCGATCATCGACCAACTGGTGGAAGAAAATGTGGAGATGGGATACGACACGTATATCGTTCCCTTCAGCCGCGACACCATCGGGGCGATCTACCCGCTGGGTTTCGCCACTCGATCCGCGCTCACTTTCGGGGGCATGAAAGGCGGCCAGTGGCGCGACATCCTGCTGTACAACAAGTTCCGCGTTTTCGCCTTCGTGCTGGCCTTGGGCGAGGTCGACGATCTTAAATATGCCACGGCCGCCGGGGCGATCTCCTACGGATTTCCCGTCATCGCCGATACGGTGATTCCCGAAATTCTGCCCACCGGGGTCACGCGCTACGAACACGTCATCTCGATGCCGTGGAACGAGATCGAAGGCGACAACGAGGAAGAGAAAGCCGCCAAACTGGTCCAAAAGGCCATCGAGGTGCGCGGCGTCAAGGTCAAGATCAGTGAAGTGCCGGTGCCAGTCGCTTACGGGTCGGCCTTCGAAGGCGAGGTCGTACGCAAGGCGGACATGCGCGTCGAATTCGGCGGCAAACGCAGCCGGGCCTTCGAGTACCTCTTCATGGAAGACATGGATGAAATCGATGACGGCAAGATCGAAGTCATCGGAGACGGTTTCGAGAAATTGGAAGACCAGGGCAGCATGGATTTGGGCATTCTGGTGAAAGTCGCCGGACGCAAGATGGAAAAAGATTTCGAGCCGGTGCTCGAACGCCAGATCCACTACTTCATCAACGGCGGGTCCGGCATCCAGCACATCGGTCAGCGCGACATTGCCTGGATCCGCATCAGCAAGACGGCCGCCGAAAAAGGCTTCAATCTGAAGCACTTCGGCGACATCCTGCACGCCCGCTACCACGATGATTTCGGATCGATCGTCGACAAGGTCGAAGTCACCATCATCACCGAACCCAAACTGCACGCCGAATGGCTGGAGAAAGCGCGCGCGGCTTACGACGAGCGCAACTTGCGCATCGGCGCAATGGTCGACGAGAGCGTGGACACCTTCTATTCCTGCACCCTGTGCCAGTCCTTCGCGCCGGATCACGTCTGCATCGTCAGCCCCGAGCGCCTCGGTTTGTGCGGCGCCTACAACTGGCTGGACTGCAAGGCCTCGTACCAGATCAATCCCACCGGCCCGAACCAGCCGATCGATAAAGGCGAACAGCTCGACGCCGTCAAGGGCTATTACACGGGCATCAACGAGTACGCCGTCAAAGCCTCCCACGGAAGCGTCAGCGAAGTCTCGATGTATTCCATCATGGAAAATCCGATGACGGCATGCGGCTGTTTCGAGTGCATCGCCATGTTGATCCCCGAAGCCAACGGCATCATGATCGTCAGCCGCGAGGACACCAGCATGACGCCGGCCGGCATGACCTTCTCGACTCTGGCCGGTGTGGCCGGCGGTGGACTGCAAACGCCGGGCGTGATGGGCCACGGGAAATTCTACATCACCAGCCCCAAGTTCATCTCCGCCGACGGCGGTTTCAAACGTGTGGTTTGGATGTCCTCCGTTCTGAAGGAGCAGATGGCGGAAGAACTCACCCAGGTGGCCGAGCGAGAGGGCGATCCCGATCTGATCGAAAAAATCGCCGACGAAACCGTTTGCACCGAAGTGGAAGCATTGCTCGAATACCTTCAAGAGAAAGGACATCCCGCTCTCGAGATGGAGCCAATGATCTAA
- a CDS encoding acetyl-CoA decarbonylase/synthase complex subunit delta: MTVEIPKEKYTSSVRQVTIGATADEGGTRTHTLTIGGETCMPFLLHEGETPNRPALALEIRDRRPEDWSELLIETWGDVIDDPVAWAKAAEEAGADLIYLKLSTTTSDGEPNTPENAKKIVRQVLETSGLPLAVIGPGQADLDNELIVAVAEEGKGERLLLGLCEENNYRTIVAAALAHDHLVQSKTPMDVNLSKQLIILIHDMGMPLERIVMDPTTGALGYGIEYGYSVMERLRLAALQGDTMTQQPMIVTPGEETWKVKESKVGDGVPDTWGDWKQRALDWEAITATAIIHSGADLIVLRHPETLKRVRSLIDDLIQPQTA, from the coding sequence ATGACCGTTGAAATCCCGAAAGAAAAGTACACCAGTAGCGTGCGCCAGGTAACCATCGGTGCTACGGCCGATGAAGGGGGAACGCGCACACATACCTTGACCATCGGGGGCGAAACCTGCATGCCTTTCTTGCTGCACGAAGGGGAGACGCCCAACCGACCGGCCCTTGCCCTGGAAATCCGCGACCGCAGACCCGAGGATTGGTCCGAGCTGCTGATCGAAACCTGGGGAGACGTGATCGACGATCCGGTCGCATGGGCCAAGGCGGCCGAAGAAGCCGGCGCCGACCTGATCTATCTCAAGCTCAGCACGACGACTTCCGACGGCGAACCCAACACGCCGGAAAACGCCAAAAAGATCGTACGCCAGGTCCTGGAAACCAGTGGACTTCCCCTGGCAGTGATCGGTCCCGGCCAAGCCGACCTTGACAACGAATTGATCGTCGCCGTCGCCGAAGAAGGCAAAGGCGAACGCCTGCTGCTGGGTCTCTGCGAGGAGAACAACTACCGCACCATCGTCGCCGCCGCCCTGGCGCACGACCACCTGGTGCAATCCAAGACCCCCATGGACGTCAATCTCTCCAAGCAGCTGATCATCCTGATCCACGACATGGGCATGCCGCTCGAACGCATCGTCATGGATCCGACCACCGGGGCATTGGGATACGGAATCGAATACGGCTACTCCGTCATGGAACGTCTGCGCTTGGCTGCGCTGCAAGGCGACACGATGACCCAACAGCCGATGATCGTCACGCCGGGTGAGGAAACCTGGAAGGTGAAGGAATCCAAAGTCGGCGACGGCGTTCCGGATACATGGGGAGATTGGAAACAACGTGCGCTTGATTGGGAAGCCATTACCGCAACGGCAATTATTCACTCAGGAGCAGACCTGATCGTGCTGCGACATCCCGAAACGCTGAAACGCGTACGCAGCCTGATCGACGATCTGATCCAACCCCAAACGGCTTAA
- the acsC gene encoding acetyl-CoA decarbonylase/synthase complex subunit gamma — protein MALTGLEIYKLLPQTNCKECGFPTCLAFAMKLAAKQATLDDCPYVSDEAKAKLEAASSPPIRLVELKNEEGEVKVGNETVLFRHEKTFFNKCGLFLRLKDDEDAGTLKDKAGEASAFHVDYVGIDLFLDGFAVEAVSGDPATFAAAVKAVNETSKKPLILIANSAELAKAGLEAAEGARPLLYAADADNWEAMAEVAKGKNVPLAVRAESLDGLADLTQKLKNAGVEDVVLDPQLGGYHDSLNKLTAIRRLALKKTFRPLGYPIISFPGTAPEADETLLAAEQIAKYGGLIVLDTFNPASLYALLVLRQNIYTDPQKPIQVQPGLYEINEPKPDAPLMVTTNFSITYFSVANEVEGAGKPGWLLVADSEGMSVLTAWAAGKFDAERIAKDIKAFNVADKVTHHKLIIPGHVAAISGELEEELPGWKILVGPREAVDIKGFLDSVWPN, from the coding sequence ATGGCATTAACCGGACTAGAGATTTACAAATTACTACCACAGACCAACTGCAAGGAGTGTGGTTTCCCCACCTGCCTGGCCTTCGCCATGAAATTGGCCGCCAAGCAAGCTACACTGGACGACTGCCCTTACGTGAGCGACGAGGCAAAAGCCAAACTCGAAGCGGCTTCCTCGCCGCCCATTCGCCTGGTCGAACTCAAGAATGAAGAAGGTGAAGTGAAAGTCGGGAACGAGACGGTCCTCTTCCGGCACGAGAAGACTTTCTTCAACAAATGCGGGCTCTTCCTGCGATTGAAAGACGATGAGGACGCCGGGACACTGAAAGACAAAGCCGGCGAGGCAAGCGCCTTCCACGTGGATTACGTGGGCATCGATCTTTTCTTGGATGGCTTCGCCGTCGAAGCCGTTTCGGGAGATCCTGCAACCTTCGCGGCTGCCGTGAAAGCCGTGAACGAAACCAGCAAGAAGCCGTTGATCTTGATCGCCAATTCGGCGGAATTGGCCAAGGCAGGCCTGGAAGCCGCTGAAGGCGCGCGTCCACTGCTGTATGCCGCCGACGCTGACAATTGGGAGGCAATGGCCGAAGTCGCCAAAGGGAAAAACGTTCCCCTGGCCGTCCGCGCCGAGTCTCTCGACGGCCTGGCCGATCTGACGCAGAAACTCAAGAACGCCGGTGTCGAGGACGTGGTGTTGGACCCGCAACTCGGCGGCTACCACGATTCGCTGAACAAACTCACAGCCATCCGTCGATTGGCGTTGAAGAAGACATTCCGCCCCCTCGGGTATCCGATCATCAGCTTCCCAGGGACCGCACCGGAAGCCGACGAAACCCTGCTCGCCGCCGAACAGATTGCCAAATATGGCGGACTGATCGTGCTCGACACGTTCAACCCTGCCAGCCTGTATGCCTTGCTGGTGTTGCGCCAGAACATCTACACCGACCCGCAGAAACCAATCCAGGTTCAGCCCGGTTTGTACGAGATCAACGAACCGAAACCGGACGCACCGCTCATGGTGACCACCAATTTCTCGATCACCTACTTCTCGGTTGCCAACGAGGTGGAAGGTGCTGGGAAACCCGGATGGTTGTTGGTTGCCGATTCGGAAGGCATGAGCGTACTCACAGCCTGGGCGGCCGGTAAATTCGATGCGGAACGCATCGCCAAGGACATCAAGGCGTTCAACGTCGCCGATAAAGTCACACACCACAAGCTGATCATTCCCGGCCATGTCGCCGCGATCTCGGGCGAGTTGGAAGAAGAACTGCCGGGCTGGAAAATTCTGGTCGGCCCTCGCGAGGCAGTCGACATCAAGGGCTTCCTCGACAGCGTGTGGCCTAATTGA
- a CDS encoding 2Fe-2S iron-sulfur cluster-binding protein encodes MATHKIHFLPADQSVDVPTGALITDAMQEAQLEIQQPCGGQGRCGRCAVIVEGEGARRRSTIRISAEDIAAGYALACQTIIEGDLTVTIPEQEKIERRLVTDKSARKVELPFEYDPAVQQTVRAFQLEMSPPSIDDNLDDLSRLRKALRQLGVEHLRTPVAVLRRMGTALRQASWSPWVVLAFDAPGGDSAELLDIQADPIQPYGLALDIGTTTVTAFLVDLASGEVKNQASEYNGQIARGEDVISRIVFAAKGDGLQKLYDLVRETIDTLLDRLQKRTGVSPQQIYKVSVAGNTTMMHLFLGIPPESIRLTPYVPAANQPSTFRARELELNVYPLAPVDCLPAV; translated from the coding sequence ATGGCGACCCACAAAATACACTTCTTACCCGCCGATCAAAGCGTTGATGTTCCCACGGGAGCTCTGATCACCGACGCCATGCAGGAAGCCCAGTTGGAAATCCAGCAGCCTTGCGGCGGGCAGGGACGCTGCGGCCGCTGCGCCGTCATCGTCGAGGGCGAAGGAGCCCGCAGGCGTTCGACGATCCGCATTTCGGCGGAGGACATCGCCGCCGGATACGCCCTCGCCTGCCAGACGATCATCGAGGGCGACCTCACGGTCACGATCCCGGAACAGGAAAAGATCGAGCGCCGTCTGGTGACCGACAAATCCGCGCGCAAGGTCGAGCTGCCTTTCGAATACGATCCCGCCGTTCAGCAAACCGTACGCGCCTTTCAACTCGAGATGTCCCCTCCCTCGATCGACGATAACTTGGACGATCTCAGCCGGTTACGCAAAGCGCTCCGGCAGCTCGGGGTGGAGCATCTACGCACCCCGGTGGCCGTCCTGCGGCGCATGGGCACGGCGCTTCGACAGGCATCCTGGTCCCCTTGGGTCGTCCTGGCGTTCGACGCGCCGGGAGGCGACTCGGCGGAATTGCTCGATATTCAGGCCGATCCGATCCAACCCTATGGATTGGCGCTCGACATCGGCACGACGACCGTCACGGCCTTTCTCGTCGACCTGGCCAGCGGTGAAGTCAAAAACCAGGCCTCGGAATACAACGGCCAGATCGCCCGCGGAGAAGACGTGATCTCGCGCATCGTTTTCGCCGCCAAAGGGGACGGCCTTCAAAAGCTCTACGACCTGGTGCGCGAGACCATCGACACTTTGCTCGATAGACTGCAAAAACGCACCGGTGTTTCCCCGCAGCAAATCTACAAGGTCAGTGTGGCCGGAAACACCACGATGATGCACCTCTTCCTGGGCATACCGCCGGAAAGCATTCGGCTCACGCCCTACGTTCCTGCCGCCAACCAGCCTTCCACCTTCCGCGCCCGGGAATTGGAGTTGAATGTCTACCCGCTGGCTCCGGTGGACTGCCTGCCCGCCGTCG
- a CDS encoding ATP-binding protein, with protein ITAGVLASKLSEAPDLTLFIDVGTNGETVLGTNEWMVTCACSAGPAFEGAGVIDGMRATLGAIEEVWVNTNTYEPTIRVIGGKKPVGICGSGLISLLAELFVTGVVDRAGNFKLDLDTPRVRQGQYGPEYIVAWGEETEHGRDIALNKVDVDNLMRAKAAIYAGFSVLADSVGVELEDVQQMLVGGAFGQYINVENAIKIGLLPDLPWDRFNFLGNTSVLGSYMALLSYDARQQIRAIAEKMTYVELSADNTFYDAFTAALFLPHTEINRFPSVAEIWERYSAKKGTPGN; from the coding sequence CATCACTGCCGGCGTGCTGGCCAGCAAGCTGTCCGAGGCGCCGGACCTTACCCTGTTCATCGACGTGGGCACGAACGGGGAGACCGTTCTGGGGACGAACGAATGGATGGTCACCTGCGCCTGCTCGGCCGGGCCTGCGTTCGAAGGCGCCGGCGTCATCGACGGTATGCGCGCCACGCTGGGCGCCATCGAAGAGGTGTGGGTGAACACCAACACCTACGAACCGACCATTCGCGTCATCGGCGGCAAGAAACCGGTCGGCATCTGCGGTTCCGGTTTGATCTCGCTCCTGGCGGAGCTTTTCGTCACCGGCGTCGTGGACCGCGCAGGAAATTTCAAACTGGACCTGGACACCCCGCGTGTGCGTCAGGGCCAATACGGTCCGGAATACATCGTCGCCTGGGGCGAAGAAACCGAGCACGGCAGAGACATCGCCCTGAACAAAGTGGATGTCGACAATCTGATGCGCGCCAAAGCGGCCATTTATGCCGGGTTCAGCGTCCTGGCCGACAGCGTCGGCGTCGAGCTGGAGGACGTGCAGCAGATGCTGGTGGGCGGCGCATTCGGACAATACATCAACGTCGAGAACGCCATCAAGATCGGTTTGCTGCCTGACCTCCCCTGGGACAGGTTCAATTTCCTGGGAAACACTTCCGTTCTCGGCAGCTACATGGCGCTCCTGTCATACGACGCACGCCAGCAAATTCGCGCCATCGCCGAGAAGATGACCTACGTCGAACTCTCGGCGGACAACACCTTTTACGACGCTTTCACTGCTGCGCTCTTCCTGCCCCACACCGAAATCAACCGCTTTCCGAGCGTGGCTGAAATCTGGGAACGCTACAGCGCGAAAAAAGGAACGCCTGGGAATTGA
- a CDS encoding AAA family ATPase has protein sequence MTKTIALAGKGGTGKTTLAALLIHNLSQRVRGPLLAIDADPATNLHMALGVSEPDTVGEIRETMSETAQAGQLGVSISRHDYLNREVRMAIEEGERVDLLAMGRPEGQGCYCAVNHLLRQIVDDIGRTYETIVIDNEAGMEHISRRTTRDVDLLLLVTDPTLRGVRTAGEMARLAETLEVNVKRTALIVNRVKGDLPQPLQDAIDELNLEIAALIPADENINQLDALGTPLIQLNGDSPAAAAVKRLADRILNEG, from the coding sequence ATGACGAAGACCATTGCCCTCGCCGGAAAAGGCGGGACGGGAAAAACGACGCTCGCAGCGCTGCTCATTCATAATTTGAGCCAACGGGTGCGCGGCCCGCTTCTGGCGATCGACGCCGATCCGGCCACGAATCTGCACATGGCCCTCGGTGTCTCCGAGCCGGATACGGTCGGAGAGATCCGCGAGACGATGAGCGAAACGGCGCAGGCCGGGCAGCTTGGGGTATCGATCAGCCGCCACGATTATCTCAACCGTGAAGTGCGCATGGCGATCGAAGAGGGAGAGCGTGTCGATCTGCTCGCCATGGGCCGGCCGGAAGGCCAGGGCTGCTACTGCGCCGTCAATCACCTGCTGCGCCAGATCGTGGATGATATCGGCCGCACGTACGAGACGATCGTCATCGACAACGAAGCCGGCATGGAACACATCAGCAGGCGCACGACGCGGGACGTCGATCTTCTGCTGCTCGTCACGGATCCCACGCTGCGCGGCGTACGCACGGCAGGCGAAATGGCCCGGCTGGCCGAAACGCTCGAGGTGAACGTCAAACGCACGGCATTGATCGTCAATCGGGTGAAAGGCGACCTGCCGCAGCCGCTGCAGGACGCCATCGACGAATTGAACCTCGAAATCGCAGCACTCATCCCGGCAGACGAGAACATCAACCAACTCGACGCATTGGGAACGCCGTTGATCCAACTCAATGGAGACTCACCTGCAGCCGCAGCGGTAAAACGACTGGCCGACCGGATCTTGAACGAAGGTTAA
- a CDS encoding dihydropteroate synthase has product MYKIGENIHIVSPKVKEALKERDGGFFVDLARRQKDAGADVIDLNIGPRKKDGPEVVDWLVDCMQEAVPGMTLSFDTTNLAAIETGLKRVGSNAMVNSTSAEIERLTNVPPLAAKYDAKLIALCMEKSGIPVSADERVGIAMEKLIPRAQALDIPMENLYIDPLILTVSGCQEYVPESIETIRMLKMVMDPPPMTTVGLSNVSNSVPNEMRPLIDRVFVIMLLAVGCDSAILNPLDKELMETIHAVETRDDSTPVKALNLKIFDAVAAMEEPTQDLVDMSDPKQVEIWKTVQILLNKVIYADSYLRL; this is encoded by the coding sequence ATGTACAAAATCGGAGAGAACATCCATATCGTCTCACCGAAGGTGAAGGAGGCGCTGAAGGAACGCGATGGGGGCTTCTTCGTCGATCTCGCCCGCCGCCAGAAGGATGCCGGCGCCGACGTGATCGATCTGAACATCGGACCGCGCAAAAAGGACGGGCCGGAAGTGGTCGATTGGCTGGTGGACTGCATGCAGGAAGCCGTACCCGGAATGACACTGAGTTTCGACACGACCAACCTTGCGGCCATCGAGACCGGACTCAAACGGGTGGGATCGAACGCCATGGTCAATTCCACTTCGGCCGAAATCGAACGCCTGACGAACGTGCCTCCCCTGGCGGCCAAGTACGACGCAAAGCTGATCGCCCTTTGCATGGAGAAGAGCGGCATTCCCGTCAGCGCAGACGAGCGCGTCGGCATCGCCATGGAAAAACTCATTCCGCGCGCCCAGGCATTGGACATCCCGATGGAAAATCTCTACATCGACCCCTTGATCCTCACCGTCTCCGGCTGCCAGGAGTACGTCCCCGAATCCATTGAAACCATCCGCATGCTGAAGATGGTCATGGATCCGCCGCCGATGACGACGGTGGGGCTTTCCAACGTCTCGAACTCCGTGCCCAACGAAATGCGCCCGCTCATCGACCGTGTTTTCGTGATCATGCTCCTGGCCGTGGGCTGCGATTCGGCGATCCTCAACCCGCTCGACAAAGAGCTGATGGAGACCATTCACGCCGTGGAAACGCGTGACGACAGCACGCCGGTCAAGGCCCTGAACCTGAAGATTTTCGACGCCGTCGCCGCCATGGAGGAGCCGACACAGGACCTGGTGGACATGTCGGATCCGAAGCAGGTCGAAATCTGGAAGACCGTGCAGATTCTGCTCAACAAGGTGATTTACGCAGATTCATACCTGCGCCTGTAA